One window of Pseudomonas sp. ML2-2023-3 genomic DNA carries:
- the rpoZ gene encoding DNA-directed RNA polymerase subunit omega has product MARVTVEDCLEHVDNRFELVMLSTKRARQLATGGKEPLVQWENDKPTVVALREIAEGLMSYEFIANAEIVEDEPLFAAFEDESNEAN; this is encoded by the coding sequence ATGGCCCGCGTAACCGTTGAAGACTGTCTAGAACACGTGGATAACCGCTTTGAGCTGGTCATGCTCTCTACCAAGCGTGCCCGTCAACTGGCCACCGGCGGTAAAGAGCCACTGGTGCAGTGGGAAAACGACAAGCCTACCGTTGTTGCCCTGCGTGAAATCGCAGAAGGCCTGATGAGCTACGAGTTTATCGCCAACGCTGAAATCGTCGAAGACGAACCGCTGTTCGCAGCGTTCGAGGACGAGTCCAACGAGGCGAACTAA
- a CDS encoding DUF4870 domain-containing protein: protein MSELDLSKPQPSRDARKWAMFCHFSAFLGMWFPFGSLIGPLILWQLKRESDPFIDDQGKEALNFQITVAIASAICYVLMFILVGFALLGLVLIGAVVLVVIAGVKANDGVVYRYPFTWRPLK from the coding sequence ATGAGTGAGCTGGACCTTTCAAAACCCCAACCGAGCCGCGACGCTCGTAAATGGGCCATGTTTTGTCACTTTTCGGCGTTTCTCGGGATGTGGTTTCCGTTTGGCAGCCTGATCGGCCCACTGATCCTGTGGCAGCTCAAGCGTGAAAGCGATCCCTTTATCGACGACCAGGGCAAGGAAGCACTGAACTTTCAGATCACCGTGGCGATTGCGTCTGCCATTTGCTACGTGCTGATGTTCATACTGGTCGGCTTCGCCTTGCTCGGCCTGGTGCTGATCGGTGCCGTGGTGCTGGTGGTGATCGCAGGCGTGAAGGCCAATGACGGGGTGGTGTACCGCTACCCCTTCACCTGGCGCCCATTGAAGTAA
- a CDS encoding exodeoxyribonuclease III yields MRIISVNVNGIQTAVERGLLSWLQAQNADVICLQDTRASAFELDDPAYQLDGYFLYACEAEVPAQGGVALYSRLQPKAVITGLGFETADRYGRYLQADFDKVSIATLLLPSGQNGDEDLNQKFKLMDDFARYLDKQRRKRREYIYCGSLYVAQQKLDIKNWRDSQQSPGFLAPERAWMDEIVGNMGYVDALREVSREGDQYSWWPDNEQAEMLNLGWRFDYQLLTPGLRRFVRSARLPRQPRFSQHAPLIVDYDWTLTI; encoded by the coding sequence ATGCGGATCATCAGTGTGAACGTCAATGGTATTCAGACGGCAGTCGAGCGCGGTTTGCTCAGTTGGCTGCAAGCTCAGAATGCCGACGTTATCTGCCTGCAGGACACCCGCGCCTCCGCCTTTGAACTGGACGATCCAGCTTACCAGCTCGATGGCTACTTTCTTTATGCCTGCGAAGCTGAAGTCCCTGCCCAAGGCGGTGTGGCTTTGTATTCGCGGTTGCAACCGAAAGCAGTCATCACTGGGCTTGGCTTCGAGACGGCCGATCGCTACGGGCGCTACCTGCAAGCCGATTTCGATAAGGTCAGCATCGCGACCTTGTTGCTCCCTTCGGGGCAGAATGGCGATGAAGACTTGAACCAGAAGTTCAAGCTAATGGACGACTTTGCGCGCTACCTTGATAAGCAGCGTCGCAAGCGTCGTGAGTACATCTACTGCGGCTCGTTGTATGTGGCGCAGCAGAAGCTCGACATTAAAAACTGGCGTGACAGCCAGCAATCGCCTGGTTTCCTGGCGCCTGAACGGGCCTGGATGGATGAGATTGTCGGCAACATGGGCTATGTCGATGCCCTGCGCGAAGTCAGTCGTGAGGGCGATCAGTACAGCTGGTGGCCGGACAACGAACAAGCCGAGATGCTTAATCTGGGCTGGCGTTTCGACTACCAGTTGCTGACACCAGGCTTGCGTCGCTTTGTACGAAGCGCTCGCTTGCCGCGTCAGCCACGGTTTTCGCAACATGCGCCATTGATCGTGGACTACGACTGGACACTGACTATCTAA
- the argB gene encoding acetylglutamate kinase yields the protein MTLERDAASNVAKVLSEALPYIRRYVGKTLVIKYGGNAMENDELKTGFARDIVLMKAVGINPVVVHGGGPQIGDLLKRLSIESHFIDGMRVTDSQTMDVVEMVLGGHVNKEIVNLINRHGGSAIGLTGKDATLIRAKKMVVTRQTPEMTKPEIIDFGHVGEVIDINTDLLHMLTKGDFIPVIAPIGVGANGESYNINADLVAGKVAEALKAEKLMLLTNIAGLMDKEGKVLTGLTTAQVDDLIADGTIYGGMLPKIRCALEAVQGGVTTAHIVDGRVPNAVLLEIFTDTGVGTLITNSKPL from the coding sequence ATGACCCTCGAACGTGATGCCGCCTCCAACGTCGCCAAGGTTTTGTCCGAAGCGCTGCCCTACATTCGCCGTTACGTCGGCAAGACGCTGGTGATCAAGTACGGCGGCAACGCTATGGAAAACGACGAACTGAAAACCGGTTTTGCCCGTGACATCGTGTTGATGAAGGCCGTGGGTATCAACCCGGTCGTGGTACACGGTGGCGGGCCGCAAATCGGTGATTTGCTCAAGCGTTTGTCCATCGAAAGTCATTTCATCGACGGGATGCGCGTGACTGACTCGCAAACCATGGATGTGGTGGAGATGGTGCTTGGCGGTCATGTGAACAAGGAAATCGTTAACCTGATCAACCGTCATGGCGGCAGCGCCATCGGTCTGACCGGCAAGGACGCGACCCTGATTCGCGCCAAGAAAATGGTCGTGACACGTCAAACGCCAGAAATGACCAAGCCTGAAATCATCGACTTCGGTCATGTGGGTGAGGTCATCGACATCAATACCGACCTGTTGCACATGCTGACCAAGGGCGATTTCATCCCGGTCATCGCACCAATCGGTGTGGGCGCCAATGGCGAGTCCTACAACATCAACGCTGATCTGGTGGCGGGCAAGGTTGCCGAAGCCCTCAAGGCCGAGAAGCTGATGTTGCTGACCAACATTGCAGGCTTGATGGACAAGGAAGGCAAGGTGCTGACCGGTCTGACAACTGCTCAGGTGGATGACCTGATTGCCGACGGCACCATTTACGGCGGCATGCTGCCAAAAATCCGCTGCGCGCTGGAAGCCGTGCAAGGTGGCGTGACGACTGCGCATATTGTCGACGGTCGTGTACCGAATGCCGTGTTGCTGGAAATCTTCACCGACACCGGTGTGGGCACGCTGATCACCAACAGCAAACCGCTGTAG
- the gmk gene encoding guanylate kinase, producing the protein MNHSTGTLYIVSAPSGAGKTSLVKALIDVEPQIRVSVSHTTRAMRPGEVNGVNYHFVEREEFVKMIEHGDFLERAEVFGNLYGTSQSHLQQTLDEGHDLILEIDWQGAEQVRKLMPQARSIFILPPSQEALRQRLDNRGQDSDEIIDGRMREAVSEMSHYVDYDYLIINDDFALALEDLKAIFRANRLQQKRQQQRFGKLLAELLG; encoded by the coding sequence ATGAACCACAGCACTGGCACCCTTTATATCGTTTCTGCCCCTTCTGGCGCAGGCAAGACCAGCCTGGTCAAAGCGTTGATCGACGTTGAGCCGCAGATCCGGGTTTCGGTTTCGCACACGACCCGCGCCATGCGCCCAGGTGAAGTGAATGGCGTGAACTATCATTTCGTCGAGCGCGAAGAGTTCGTGAAAATGATCGAACACGGTGACTTCCTGGAGCGCGCCGAGGTCTTCGGCAACCTTTACGGCACCTCGCAAAGCCATTTGCAGCAGACACTGGATGAAGGTCACGACCTGATTCTGGAAATCGACTGGCAGGGTGCGGAGCAGGTCCGCAAGTTGATGCCGCAGGCGCGTTCGATCTTTATCCTGCCGCCAAGCCAGGAAGCCCTGCGTCAGCGTCTGGACAACCGCGGCCAGGACAGCGACGAAATCATTGATGGCCGGATGCGCGAAGCCGTGAGTGAAATGAGCCACTATGTCGACTATGACTATCTGATCATCAATGACGATTTTGCTCTGGCACTCGAGGACCTGAAGGCCATTTTTCGCGCCAATCGGCTCCAGCAAAAACGTCAACAGCAGCGTTTTGGCAAATTACTGGCCGAACTGCTCGGTTAA
- the spoT gene encoding bifunctional GTP diphosphokinase/guanosine-3',5'-bis pyrophosphate 3'-pyrophosphohydrolase has protein sequence MPSIDALADRLSAYLGPDQVNLVRRAYFYAEQAHDGQRRRSGEPYVTHPLAVANILADMHMDHQSLMAAMLHDVIEDTGIAKEALVAQFGETVADLVDGVSKLTQMNFETKAEAQAENFQKMAMAMARDIRVILVKLADRLHNMRTLEVLSGEKRRRIAKETLEIYAPIANRLGMHSIRIEFEDLGFKAMYPMRSARIYQAVKRARGNRKEIVNKIEESLSHCLAIDGIQGEVSGRQKHIYGIYKKMRGKRRAFNEIMDVYAFRIIVDKVDTCYRVLGAVHNLYKPLPGRFKDYIAIPKANGYQSLHTTLFGMHGVPIEIQIRTREMEEMANNGIAAHWLYKSSGDEQHTGTHARARQWVKGVLEMQQRAGNSLEFIESVKIDLFPDEVYVFTPKGRIMELPKGSTAVDFAYAVHTDVGNSCIACRINRRLAPLSEPLQSGSTVEIVSAPGARPNPAWLNFVVTGKARTHIRHALKLQRRSESVNLGERLLNKVLNGFNSSLDKIAAERVQAMLQEYRLEQIEDLLEDIGLGNRMAYVVARRLLGEGEALPSPEGPLAIRGTEGLVLSYAKCCTPIPGDPIVGHLSAGKGMVVHLDNCRNISEIRHNPEKCIQLSWAKDVTGEFNVELRVELEHQRGLIALLASSVNAADGNIEKISMDERDGRISVVQLVVSVHDRVHLARVIKKLRALTGVIRITRMRA, from the coding sequence ATGCCGAGCATAGACGCCCTCGCCGATCGCTTGTCGGCGTACCTCGGCCCGGACCAGGTCAATCTGGTCCGCCGGGCGTACTTCTACGCAGAACAAGCCCACGACGGCCAACGCCGACGTAGCGGCGAGCCTTATGTCACGCACCCGCTGGCAGTGGCAAACATCCTTGCCGACATGCATATGGACCATCAAAGCCTGATGGCGGCCATGCTGCATGACGTAATTGAAGACACCGGTATTGCCAAGGAAGCGCTTGTCGCGCAGTTCGGCGAAACCGTGGCCGATCTGGTCGATGGAGTCAGCAAGCTGACTCAGATGAACTTCGAAACCAAGGCCGAAGCCCAGGCTGAAAACTTCCAGAAGATGGCCATGGCCATGGCGCGCGATATCCGCGTGATCCTGGTTAAGCTGGCCGATCGTCTGCACAACATGCGTACCCTCGAAGTGCTGTCCGGCGAAAAACGCCGACGGATTGCCAAGGAAACCCTGGAAATCTACGCGCCCATTGCCAATCGGCTGGGTATGCACAGCATTCGTATCGAATTCGAAGACCTCGGTTTCAAGGCGATGTACCCGATGCGCTCCGCGCGCATTTATCAGGCGGTAAAGCGCGCCCGGGGCAATCGCAAGGAAATCGTCAACAAAATTGAAGAGTCGCTCAGCCACTGCCTGGCCATCGATGGCATTCAGGGCGAAGTCAGCGGCCGTCAAAAACACATCTACGGCATCTACAAGAAGATGCGCGGCAAGCGCCGGGCCTTCAACGAGATCATGGATGTTTACGCGTTCCGGATCATCGTAGACAAGGTCGATACCTGCTACCGCGTGCTGGGTGCTGTACATAATTTGTACAAACCCCTGCCGGGGCGTTTCAAGGACTACATCGCCATTCCCAAGGCCAACGGCTATCAGTCGTTGCATACCACGCTGTTTGGCATGCATGGCGTACCGATCGAAATTCAGATCCGTACCCGTGAAATGGAAGAAATGGCCAACAACGGTATCGCTGCCCACTGGTTGTACAAATCCAGTGGCGACGAGCAGCACACGGGCACTCACGCCCGGGCGCGGCAGTGGGTCAAGGGCGTGCTGGAAATGCAGCAGCGCGCAGGCAACTCCCTCGAATTTATCGAAAGCGTGAAGATCGACCTGTTCCCGGACGAGGTCTACGTGTTCACGCCCAAAGGCCGGATCATGGAGCTGCCCAAAGGCTCCACAGCGGTCGATTTTGCTTACGCGGTTCACACCGATGTCGGCAACAGCTGCATTGCGTGCCGGATCAACCGTCGTCTCGCGCCGCTGTCCGAGCCGCTGCAAAGTGGCTCCACGGTCGAAATCGTCAGTGCTCCCGGTGCCCGTCCCAACCCGGCCTGGCTCAATTTTGTGGTGACTGGCAAGGCGCGTACGCACATTCGTCATGCTCTCAAACTGCAACGCCGCTCCGAGTCGGTCAATCTGGGCGAGCGCTTGCTGAACAAGGTGCTTAACGGCTTCAACAGCTCGCTGGACAAGATTGCGGCCGAGCGCGTTCAGGCGATGCTCCAGGAATACCGCCTGGAGCAAATCGAAGACCTGCTCGAAGACATCGGGCTGGGCAATCGCATGGCCTACGTGGTGGCCCGGCGTCTGCTGGGCGAAGGCGAGGCGCTGCCGAGCCCTGAAGGTCCGCTGGCGATTCGCGGTACAGAAGGTTTGGTGCTCAGCTACGCCAAATGCTGTACGCCGATCCCGGGGGATCCGATTGTTGGCCATCTGTCGGCAGGCAAAGGCATGGTTGTGCACCTGGACAACTGCCGCAATATCAGTGAAATCCGCCACAACCCCGAAAAGTGCATCCAGCTGTCGTGGGCCAAGGACGTTACCGGCGAATTCAACGTCGAATTGCGCGTCGAGCTGGAACACCAGCGCGGCCTGATTGCGCTGCTGGCCAGTAGCGTCAACGCCGCCGACGGCAACATCGAAAAGATCAGCATGGACGAACGCGATGGTCGCATCAGCGTGGTCCAACTGGTGGTCAGCGTGCACGACCGTGTGCACCTGGCTCGCGTGATCAAAAAACTGCGCGCCCTTACCGGGGTTATCCGCATCACTCGTATGCGTGCGTAG
- a CDS encoding YicC/YloC family endoribonuclease — MVHSMTAFARVESAGTQGTLSWELRSVNSRYLEPHLRLPESFRDLEGAVREALRQGISRGKLECTLRFTEETTGKPLQVDRERAAQLVAAAETIASLIKQPAPLNPLEVLAWPGVLVADASDPQALNTQALALFKQGLQELKNGREREGAELARLISERLTAIEGDVETLRELVPQMLATQRQKVLDRFADMKAELDPQRLEQEMVMLAQKSDVAEELDRLSTHILEVRRVLKSGGAAGRRLDFLMQELNREANTLGSKAFDPRSTQAAVNLKVLIEQMREQVQNIE, encoded by the coding sequence ATGGTGCATAGCATGACCGCCTTTGCCCGCGTCGAAAGCGCCGGCACTCAGGGCACCCTGAGTTGGGAGCTGCGCTCGGTCAACAGCCGCTACCTGGAGCCGCACCTGCGACTGCCTGAATCTTTCCGTGACCTCGAAGGTGCGGTGCGTGAAGCGCTGCGTCAGGGGATTTCCCGGGGAAAGCTGGAATGCACATTGCGTTTCACCGAAGAAACCACTGGCAAGCCGCTGCAGGTCGACCGTGAACGTGCCGCGCAACTGGTGGCCGCAGCCGAGACCATTGCCAGCCTGATCAAGCAGCCAGCACCGCTCAATCCACTGGAAGTGCTGGCCTGGCCCGGCGTTCTGGTGGCGGATGCAAGCGACCCGCAAGCTTTGAATACCCAGGCCCTTGCATTGTTCAAGCAAGGCCTTCAAGAACTCAAGAACGGCCGCGAGCGCGAAGGCGCGGAGCTGGCCCGTTTGATCAGCGAGCGTTTGACGGCGATTGAAGGCGACGTCGAAACCTTGCGTGAGCTGGTGCCACAGATGCTCGCCACCCAGCGCCAAAAGGTGCTCGATCGTTTTGCCGATATGAAGGCTGAGCTTGATCCGCAGCGTCTTGAGCAAGAAATGGTCATGCTGGCGCAAAAAAGCGACGTGGCCGAAGAGCTGGACCGCCTGAGCACTCACATTCTTGAAGTGCGGCGTGTGCTCAAGTCGGGTGGTGCTGCGGGTCGCCGTCTGGACTTCCTGATGCAAGAACTGAATCGCGAGGCCAATACCCTGGGCTCCAAGGCATTCGATCCACGCAGCACTCAAGCAGCGGTCAACCTCAAGGTGTTGATCGAGCAGATGCGTGAACAAGTACAGAATATTGAGTAA
- the rph gene encoding ribonuclease PH produces the protein MKRPSGRVADQLRPIRITRNYTKHAEGSVLVEFGDTKVICTVSVENGVPRFLKGQGQGWLTAEYGMLPRATGDRNQREASRGKQGGRTLEIQRLIGRSLRAALDMSKLGDITLYVDCDVIQADGGTRTASITGAMVALVDALKIIKKRGGLKGGDPIKQMIAAVSVGMYQGVPVLDLDYPEDSAAETDLNVVMTSSGGFIEVQGTAEGAPFQPEELNAMLALAQKGMNEIFALQQAALAD, from the coding sequence ATGAAACGTCCAAGTGGTCGCGTTGCCGATCAGCTCCGTCCGATCCGCATCACCCGCAACTACACCAAACACGCAGAGGGTTCTGTACTGGTCGAGTTCGGTGACACCAAAGTCATCTGCACCGTCAGCGTCGAGAACGGCGTACCGCGCTTCCTTAAAGGCCAGGGCCAGGGCTGGTTGACTGCCGAATACGGCATGCTGCCACGCGCCACCGGCGACCGTAACCAACGCGAAGCCAGCCGCGGCAAGCAAGGCGGGCGCACCCTGGAAATCCAGCGCCTGATCGGTCGTTCCCTGCGCGCAGCGCTGGATATGTCCAAGCTGGGCGATATCACGCTGTACGTCGACTGCGACGTGATCCAGGCAGATGGCGGCACCCGCACCGCGTCCATCACTGGCGCCATGGTTGCACTGGTAGACGCACTGAAAATCATCAAAAAGCGTGGCGGCCTCAAAGGCGGCGACCCTATCAAGCAAATGATCGCAGCGGTATCGGTCGGCATGTACCAGGGCGTACCGGTCCTTGACCTGGACTACCCTGAAGACTCGGCAGCCGAAACCGATCTCAACGTTGTGATGACCAGCAGCGGTGGCTTCATCGAAGTTCAGGGCACTGCAGAAGGCGCGCCGTTCCAGCCTGAAGAGCTGAACGCCATGCTCGCACTGGCTCAAAAAGGCATGAATGAAATTTTCGCCCTGCAGCAAGCGGCATTGGCGGACTAA
- the pyrE gene encoding orotate phosphoribosyltransferase, with translation MQAYQRDFIRFAIDRGVLRFGEFTLKSGRTSPYFFNAGLFNTGSALAQLGRFYAAAIVDSGISFDVLFGPAYKGIPLAATTAVALAEHHDRDMPWCFNRKEAKAHGEGGSLVGSPLEGDILIIDDVITAGTAIREVMQIIQAQGAKAAGVMIALNRQERGNGELSAIQEVERDFGIPVISIVSLNQVLQFLAEDETLKQYLPAVEAYRAQYGI, from the coding sequence ATGCAAGCGTATCAGCGCGACTTCATCCGTTTTGCCATCGATCGCGGCGTCCTGCGCTTCGGTGAGTTCACCCTGAAGTCGGGGCGTACCAGTCCTTACTTCTTCAATGCCGGCCTGTTCAATACAGGTTCTGCGCTGGCTCAACTGGGGCGCTTCTATGCGGCTGCCATCGTTGACAGCGGCATTTCCTTCGATGTGCTCTTTGGCCCGGCCTACAAGGGTATTCCCTTGGCTGCGACCACGGCCGTAGCACTGGCCGAGCACCACGACCGCGACATGCCGTGGTGCTTCAACCGCAAGGAAGCCAAGGCCCACGGCGAAGGTGGCAGCCTGGTTGGCTCGCCGCTCGAAGGCGATATCCTGATCATCGACGACGTGATCACGGCCGGCACCGCCATCCGTGAAGTCATGCAGATCATTCAGGCCCAAGGCGCCAAGGCAGCAGGCGTGATGATTGCCTTGAACCGCCAGGAGCGCGGCAATGGCGAGCTGTCGGCCATCCAGGAAGTCGAGCGCGACTTCGGCATTCCGGTGATCAGCATCGTTTCGTTGAACCAGGTTCTGCAGTTCCTGGCCGAAGACGAAACGCTCAAGCAGTACCTGCCAGCTGTTGAAGCGTACCGGGCGCAGTACGGGATTTAA